One Pelodiscus sinensis isolate JC-2024 unplaced genomic scaffold, ASM4963464v1 ctg34, whole genome shotgun sequence DNA segment encodes these proteins:
- the LOC112546746 gene encoding uncharacterized protein LOC112546746 isoform X4: MVLANCLSTADSLSTLKPPLQAQLLSPLLRAGITEAVSGDWQQEPIHNQASTSTRQRTCGAGTSIRRGGSWPTATQSGWESSPHYRWSWPTASAPPAASGTNPPDPSPPESRSPDKGVGKSLSPAADLTVSAPLSCQHLEASPAGPAPEPPAEGGNNRGSVWGLAAGAHPHAGTSPPSPPLPARSRSSLWWPGSPNPDPPSDPGLPLALQELSRALPDVLHALLSNLLIQSPDTARLQLILGGEPRGGDGAIVPASPGAERGAVSVAGGRHSLRGAPGSAQNRRLPTGPDLPLSPTAPEHVAGVPPAPGASQGPWQHRGPVASRHHPPGV, from the exons ATGGTCCTGGCCAACTGCCTCAGCACCGCCGACAGCCTCAG caccttgaagcctcccctgcaggcccagctcctgagccccctgctgagggcgggaATAACAGAggcagtgtctggggactggcagcaggagcccatccacaatCAG gcctcaacatccaccagacagaggacctgtggtgcaggcactagtataaggagaggtgggtcctggcCCACAGCAACacagtcagggtgggagag TTCTCCCCACTACCGCTGGTCTTGgccaactgcctcagcgccacctgcagcctcaggtaccaaCCCCCCCGACCCTTCGCCCCCcgagagcagatcccctgacaagggagtgggaaagtctctgtctcctgctgctgacttaacagtctctgcccctctctcctgccagcaccttgaagcctcccctgcaggcccagctcctgagccccctgctgagggtgGCAATAACAGAggcagtgtctggggactggcagcaggagcccatccacatgCAGGTAcgtcccctccctcgccccccctcccagccaggagcaggagcagcctctggtggcctggatcccccaaccccgaccctccctctgacccagggctcccccttgcctTGCAGGAGCTCAGCCGGGCCCTTCCCGACGTCCTCCACGCCCTCCTGTCCAATCTCCTCATCCAGTctccagacaccgcccggctccaGCTCATTcttggaggtgagccccgtgggggagacggggccattgtccctgcttccccgggggccgagagaggagctgtgtcagtggctggggggcggcacagtctgagaggagccccaggctctgcccagaaccggcgcctccctacgggtcctgacctgcctctttcccccacagCACCTGAGCACGtagctggagtcccgcctgccccaggagcgagccagggcccttggcagcaccgcGGTCCTGTtgcgagtcgccaccaccctcctggggtttga
- the LOC112546746 gene encoding uncharacterized protein LOC112546746 isoform X3: protein MKPAGGKKSLPLSPASTLKPPLQAQLLSPLLRAGITEAVSGDWQQEPIHNQASTSTRQRTCGAGTSIRRGGSWPTATQSGWESSPHYRWSWPTASAPPAASGTNPPDPSPPESRSPDKGVGKSLSPAADLTVSAPLSCQHLEASPAGPAPEPPAEGGNNRGSVWGLAAGAHPHAGTSPPSPPLPARSRSSLWWPGSPNPDPPSDPGLPLALQELSRALPDVLHALLSNLLIQSPDTARLQLILGGEPRGGDGAIVPASPGAERGAVSVAGGRHSLRGAPGSAQNRRLPTGPDLPLSPTAPEHVAGVPPAPGASQGPWQHRGPVASRHHPPGV from the exons ATGAAACCAGCTGGTGGAAaaaagtctctgcccctctctcctgccagcaccttgaagcctcccctgcaggcccagctcctgagccccctgctgagggcgggaATAACAGAggcagtgtctggggactggcagcaggagcccatccacaatCAG gcctcaacatccaccagacagaggacctgtggtgcaggcactagtataaggagaggtgggtcctggcCCACAGCAACacagtcagggtgggagag TTCTCCCCACTACCGCTGGTCTTGgccaactgcctcagcgccacctgcagcctcaggtaccaaCCCCCCCGACCCTTCGCCCCCcgagagcagatcccctgacaagggagtgggaaagtctctgtctcctgctgctgacttaacagtctctgcccctctctcctgccagcaccttgaagcctcccctgcaggcccagctcctgagccccctgctgagggtgGCAATAACAGAggcagtgtctggggactggcagcaggagcccatccacatgCAGGTAcgtcccctccctcgccccccctcccagccaggagcaggagcagcctctggtggcctggatcccccaaccccgaccctccctctgacccagggctcccccttgcctTGCAGGAGCTCAGCCGGGCCCTTCCCGACGTCCTCCACGCCCTCCTGTCCAATCTCCTCATCCAGTctccagacaccgcccggctccaGCTCATTcttggaggtgagccccgtgggggagacggggccattgtccctgcttccccgggggccgagagaggagctgtgtcagtggctggggggcggcacagtctgagaggagccccaggctctgcccagaaccggcgcctccctacgggtcctgacctgcctctttcccccacagCACCTGAGCACGtagctggagtcccgcctgccccaggagcgagccagggcccttggcagcaccgcGGTCCTGTtgcgagtcgccaccaccctcctggggtttga
- the LOC112546746 gene encoding uncharacterized protein LOC112546746 isoform X1, which produces MLRDTPSSLPSEFSRLAEDGSPCGPAGPFHFGPFRGLARKGVHSLYQVILHHRGKEPSRDLGPRVPAAGVVSQPFSPRLAQGGMHPSVFPSFCPLCPSICPGMHAGTRGRGRAQTCQQNDPVLSLPGLNIHQAEDLWCRHWYKERWVLAHSNTVRVGENLEASPAGPAPEPPAEGGRETDSVWGLAAGAHPQAGAQLGLSRHPPCPPGQSPHPVPRHRPAPADNGAPEHMAGFPSCPRSEPGPLAAPRPCCESPPPSRGLTSPHCRWSWPTASVPPAASASPAGPAPEPPAEGGNNRGSVCGLAAGAHPHAGTSPPSRPPPPSQEQEQPLVAWIPQPQPSL; this is translated from the exons atgctgagggacaccccctcttctctcccatcaGAATtcagccgactggccgaggatgggtcaccatgtggcccagctgggccttttcattttGGACCCTTCAGAGgactggcccggaagggggtgcacagcctctACCAAGTcatcctgcaccacaggggtaaggaacccagccgggatcTGGGCCccagggtgccggcggcgggggtcgtgtcccagcccttttcccccagactggcccaaggggggatgcatccctctgtgttcccgtccttctgccccctttgcccctccatttgcccagggatgcatgcagggacccgtgggaggggaagggctcagacctgccagcagaatgaccctgttctgtctcttccaggcctcaacatccaccaggccgaggacctgtggtgcaggcactggtataaggagaggtgggtcctggcCCACAGCAACacagtcagggtgggagag aacCTTGAAGCCTCccctgcaggcccagctcctgagccccctgctgagggcggccgtgagacagacagtgtctggggactggcagcaggagcccatccacaagCTG GAGCTCAGCTGGGCCTTTCTCGACATCCTCCATGCCCTCCTGGCCAATCTCCTCAtccagtccccagacaccgcccggctccagctgataatggag CACCTGAGCACATGGCTggattcccctcctgccccaggagtgagccagggcccttggcagcaccacggccctgctgcgagtcgccaccaccctcccggggtttgac TTCTCCCCACTGCCGCTGGTCTTGGCCAACCGCCTCAgtgccgcctgcagcctcag CCTCccctgcaggcccagctcctgagccccctgctgagggcggcaaTAACAGAGGCAGCGTCTgtggactggcagcaggagcccatccacacgcaggtacgtcccCTCCCTCGCGCCCCCCTCCTCcgagccaggagcaggagcagcctctggtggcctggatcccccagccccaaccctccctctga
- the LOC112546746 gene encoding uncharacterized protein LOC112546746 isoform X2, which yields MLRDTPSSLPSEFSRLAEDGSPCGPAGPFHFGPFRGLARKGVHSLYQVILHHRGKEPSRDLGPRVPAAGVVSQPFSPRLAQGGMHPSVFPSFCPLCPSICPGMHAGTRGRGRAQTCQQNDPVLSLPGLNIHQAEDLWCRHWYKERWVLAHSNTVRVGENLEASPAGPAPEPPAEGGRETDSVWGLAAGAHPQAGAQLGLSRHPPCPPGQSPHPVPRHRPAPADNGAPEHMAGFPSCPRSEPGPLAAPRPCCESPPPSRGLTSPHCRWSWPTASVPPAASASPAGPAPEPPAEGGNNRGSVCGLAAGAHPHAGTQPGSARRPPRPTGESPHRVPRHR from the exons atgctgagggacaccccctcttctctcccatcaGAATtcagccgactggccgaggatgggtcaccatgtggcccagctgggccttttcattttGGACCCTTCAGAGgactggcccggaagggggtgcacagcctctACCAAGTcatcctgcaccacaggggtaaggaacccagccgggatcTGGGCCccagggtgccggcggcgggggtcgtgtcccagcccttttcccccagactggcccaaggggggatgcatccctctgtgttcccgtccttctgccccctttgcccctccatttgcccagggatgcatgcagggacccgtgggaggggaagggctcagacctgccagcagaatgaccctgttctgtctcttccaggcctcaacatccaccaggccgaggacctgtggtgcaggcactggtataaggagaggtgggtcctggcCCACAGCAACacagtcagggtgggagag aacCTTGAAGCCTCccctgcaggcccagctcctgagccccctgctgagggcggccgtgagacagacagtgtctggggactggcagcaggagcccatccacaagCTG GAGCTCAGCTGGGCCTTTCTCGACATCCTCCATGCCCTCCTGGCCAATCTCCTCAtccagtccccagacaccgcccggctccagctgataatggag CACCTGAGCACATGGCTggattcccctcctgccccaggagtgagccagggcccttggcagcaccacggccctgctgcgagtcgccaccaccctcccggggtttgac TTCTCCCCACTGCCGCTGGTCTTGGCCAACCGCCTCAgtgccgcctgcagcctcag CCTCccctgcaggcccagctcctgagccccctgctgagggcggcaaTAACAGAGGCAGCGTCTgtggactggcagcaggagcccatccacacgcag GAACTCAGCCGGGTTCTGCCCGACGTCCTCCACGTCCTACTGGCGAATCTCCTCATCGAGTCCCCAGACATCGCTAG
- the LOC112546746 gene encoding uncharacterized protein LOC112546746 isoform X6: MLRDTPSSLPSEFSRLAEDGSPCGPAGPFHFGPFRGLARKGVHSLYQVILHHRGLNIHQAEDLWCRHWYKERWVLAHSNTVRVGENLEASPAGPAPEPPAEGGRETDSVWGLAAGAHPQAGAQLGLSRHPPCPPGQSPHPVPRHRPAPADNGAPEHMAGFPSCPRSEPGPLAAPRPCCESPPPSRGLTSPHCRWSWPTASVPPAASASPAGPAPEPPAEGGNNRGSVCGLAAGAHPHAGTSPPSRPPPPSQEQEQPLVAWIPQPQPSL, translated from the exons atgctgagggacaccccctcttctctcccatcaGAATtcagccgactggccgaggatgggtcaccatgtggcccagctgggccttttcattttGGACCCTTCAGAGgactggcccggaagggggtgcacagcctctACCAAGTcatcctgcaccacaggg gcctcaacatccaccaggccgaggacctgtggtgcaggcactggtataaggagaggtgggtcctggcCCACAGCAACacagtcagggtgggagag aacCTTGAAGCCTCccctgcaggcccagctcctgagccccctgctgagggcggccgtgagacagacagtgtctggggactggcagcaggagcccatccacaagCTG GAGCTCAGCTGGGCCTTTCTCGACATCCTCCATGCCCTCCTGGCCAATCTCCTCAtccagtccccagacaccgcccggctccagctgataatggag CACCTGAGCACATGGCTggattcccctcctgccccaggagtgagccagggcccttggcagcaccacggccctgctgcgagtcgccaccaccctcccggggtttgac TTCTCCCCACTGCCGCTGGTCTTGGCCAACCGCCTCAgtgccgcctgcagcctcag CCTCccctgcaggcccagctcctgagccccctgctgagggcggcaaTAACAGAGGCAGCGTCTgtggactggcagcaggagcccatccacacgcaggtacgtcccCTCCCTCGCGCCCCCCTCCTCcgagccaggagcaggagcagcctctggtggcctggatcccccagccccaaccctccctctga
- the LOC112546746 gene encoding uncharacterized protein LOC112546746 isoform X7, translating into MLRDTPSSLPSEFSRLAEDGSPCGPAGPFHFGPFRGLARKGVHSLYQVILHHRGLNIHQAEDLWCRHWYKERWVLAHSNTVRVGEFSPLPLVLANCLSAACSLRTLKPPLQAQLLSPLLRAAVRQTVSGDWQQEPIHKLVRPLPHAPLLPSRSRSSLWWPGSANPDPLSDPGLRLALQELSWAFLDILHALLANLLIQSPDTARLQLIMEHLSTWLDSPPAPGVSQGPWQHHGPAASRHHPPGV; encoded by the exons atgctgagggacaccccctcttctctcccatcaGAATtcagccgactggccgaggatgggtcaccatgtggcccagctgggccttttcattttGGACCCTTCAGAGgactggcccggaagggggtgcacagcctctACCAAGTcatcctgcaccacaggg gcctcaacatccaccaggccgaggacctgtggtgcaggcactggtataaggagaggtgggtcctggcCCACAGCAACacagtcagggtgggagag TTCTCCCCACTGCCGCTGGTCTTGGCCAACTGCCTcagcgccgcctgcagcctcag aacCTTGAAGCCTCccctgcaggcccagctcctgagccccctgctgagggcggccgtgagacagacagtgtctggggactggcagcaggagcccatccacaagCTGGTACGTCCCCTCCCTcacgcccccctcctcccatccaggagcaggagcagcctctggtgGCCTGGATCCGCCAACCCCGACCCTctctctgacccagggctccgcCTTGCCTTGCAGGAGCTCAGCTGGGCCTTTCTCGACATCCTCCATGCCCTCCTGGCCAATCTCCTCAtccagtccccagacaccgcccggctccagctgataatggag CACCTGAGCACATGGCTggattcccctcctgccccaggagtgagccagggcccttggcagcaccacggccctgctgcgagtcgccaccaccctcccggggtttga
- the LOC112546746 gene encoding uncharacterized protein LOC112546746 isoform X5 — MLRDTPSSLPSEFSRLAEDGSPCGPAGPFHFGPFRGLARKGVHSLYQVILHHRGKEPSRDLGPRVPAAGVVSQPFSPRLAQGGMHPSVFPSFCPLCPSICPGMHAGTRGRGRAQTCQQNDPVLSLPGLNIHQAEDLWCRHWYKERWVLAHSNTVRVGEFSPLPLVLANCLSAACSLRTLKPPLQAQLLSPLLRAAVRQTVSGDWQQEPIHKLELSWAFLDILHALLANLLIQSPDTARLQLIMEHLSTWLDSPPAPGVSQGPWQHHGPAASRHHPPGV, encoded by the exons atgctgagggacaccccctcttctctcccatcaGAATtcagccgactggccgaggatgggtcaccatgtggcccagctgggccttttcattttGGACCCTTCAGAGgactggcccggaagggggtgcacagcctctACCAAGTcatcctgcaccacaggggtaaggaacccagccgggatcTGGGCCccagggtgccggcggcgggggtcgtgtcccagcccttttcccccagactggcccaaggggggatgcatccctctgtgttcccgtccttctgccccctttgcccctccatttgcccagggatgcatgcagggacccgtgggaggggaagggctcagacctgccagcagaatgaccctgttctgtctcttccaggcctcaacatccaccaggccgaggacctgtggtgcaggcactggtataaggagaggtgggtcctggcCCACAGCAACacagtcagggtgggagag TTCTCCCCACTGCCGCTGGTCTTGGCCAACTGCCTcagcgccgcctgcagcctcag aacCTTGAAGCCTCccctgcaggcccagctcctgagccccctgctgagggcggccgtgagacagacagtgtctggggactggcagcaggagcccatccacaagCTG GAGCTCAGCTGGGCCTTTCTCGACATCCTCCATGCCCTCCTGGCCAATCTCCTCAtccagtccccagacaccgcccggctccagctgataatggag CACCTGAGCACATGGCTggattcccctcctgccccaggagtgagccagggcccttggcagcaccacggccctgctgcgagtcgccaccaccctcccggggtttga